A genomic stretch from Sphingobacterium sp. ML3W includes:
- a CDS encoding SMI1/KNR4 family protein — protein MKWLYRKELKDRGSLAKVEAYFGIKFPSDFREVVLEHNAATPTPNTIDTSRQTGKAFGELIDFNLDARENIISLYNQLENKIPAKIYPITMDPGGNFLCYDFRIDIANPQIVRWDHEQKFTIEHQELVITDHEHEPDYYHLDFVADSFTALLKILYGDENDESTSWAKFHEDDKLKQFTGEDLIQINRIRALQGLPPIKH, from the coding sequence ATGAAATGGTTATATAGAAAAGAATTAAAAGATAGGGGTTCATTAGCGAAAGTGGAAGCATACTTCGGTATTAAATTTCCGTCAGATTTTCGAGAAGTGGTACTGGAACATAATGCCGCAACACCGACTCCTAATACAATTGACACCTCACGACAAACAGGTAAAGCATTTGGTGAGCTTATAGATTTTAATTTGGACGCACGAGAAAATATCATCTCCTTATATAACCAATTAGAAAATAAGATTCCAGCAAAGATATATCCCATTACGATGGATCCCGGAGGAAACTTTTTGTGTTATGATTTCAGAATAGACATAGCCAATCCGCAAATCGTGAGATGGGATCACGAACAGAAATTTACTATTGAACATCAGGAGTTAGTCATCACGGATCATGAGCATGAACCCGATTATTACCATTTAGATTTTGTTGCAGACAGTTTTACAGCATTACTTAAAATTTTGTATGGCGATGAAAATGATGAGTCCACTAGTTGGGCAAAATTCCATGAAGACGACAAATTAAAGCAATTTACAGGCGAAGATTTAATTCAGATCAATAGGATAAGGGCCTTACAAGGTTTACCTCCAATAAAACACTAA
- a CDS encoding DinB family protein, which produces MAATKQDTFNEFHKTAYRLLKLLLSLSEEQLNFQPTHGWSAGQLGDHLYKSYQFVEILNGKTTVTERPIDQKLDPINALFADDSIKMNAPKAILPSNEKIDKNDLIKSLENRVKQIKETIEASDLSLTCIAFSIPAYGEFTRYEWIWFNIYHTQRHCRQLENIIVSNNLFTK; this is translated from the coding sequence ATGGCAGCTACCAAACAAGATACATTTAATGAATTTCATAAAACGGCTTACAGATTATTGAAACTGCTGCTTTCACTATCCGAGGAGCAATTAAACTTCCAACCCACACACGGTTGGTCAGCTGGACAATTAGGAGATCATTTGTATAAATCCTATCAATTTGTTGAAATTTTGAATGGAAAAACAACTGTTACAGAACGACCAATCGACCAAAAACTAGATCCAATTAATGCCCTATTCGCAGATGATTCAATTAAAATGAATGCACCGAAAGCAATATTACCTTCCAACGAAAAAATAGATAAAAATGATTTGATAAAGTCTTTGGAAAATCGGGTTAAACAAATAAAAGAGACTATCGAAGCAAGCGATCTGTCTCTGACTTGCATTGCCTTTTCAATTCCGGCATATGGTGAATTCACGAGATATGAATGGATTTGGTTTAATATTTACCACACGCAAAGACATTGTCGTCAGTTAGAAAATATAATAGTGTCCAACAACTTATTTACCAAGTAA
- a CDS encoding ATP-binding protein, protein MACALGFKTLYFSMNRFMDTVVQTRLDGTYLKWIKGIANQKLLILDDFGLKSIDVDTRLALLDILEERYGDSSVVITSQLPIEAWYNFIDEPTLADAIMDRLTASAHRLSLQGKSLRKKKNH, encoded by the coding sequence TTGGCCTGTGCGCTGGGCTTTAAAACGCTATACTTCAGCATGAACCGCTTTATGGATACCGTTGTACAGACCAGGCTTGATGGTACTTATCTGAAATGGATAAAGGGTATCGCAAACCAAAAGTTACTGATACTGGATGACTTCGGGTTAAAATCTATAGACGTCGACACTCGGCTTGCATTGCTGGATATATTGGAAGAAAGATATGGAGATAGCTCTGTTGTCATAACTTCTCAGCTACCGATTGAAGCATGGTACAACTTTATTGATGAGCCAACACTTGCGGATGCGATAATGGACAGATTGACAGCTTCCGCACACAGACTCTCGCTACAGGGGAAGTCTTTAAGAAAGAAAAAAAATCATTAA
- a CDS encoding PoNe immunity protein domain-containing protein — MRLFNNLFGSSSKRKEQETKVRAQFKDAKYFQQEADRCNRFIEADKKNDIEYFKQHGRLTAFHYLSAASIRNQKIETLYSIGANIQELLAIFQESTENFSLGWSEEYQDYTLLLQMVSFALLLEVEKDEMNKIKDFINIADGSAIEEIWKPDSLIFFLLNEKDKKRDGDKPYELLYNITQLPKEKAEEAIKEYLDKWYEMHKNEPWYNTHLRDKGYSGYWAWEVGAVVKKMRLDDSSFKDHPFYPYDMVHW, encoded by the coding sequence ATGCGATTATTTAATAATTTGTTTGGATCTTCTTCAAAAAGAAAAGAACAGGAAACTAAAGTGAGAGCACAATTCAAAGATGCAAAATATTTTCAACAGGAAGCGGATAGATGTAATCGTTTTATTGAAGCAGATAAAAAAAACGATATTGAGTATTTTAAGCAACATGGTAGATTAACTGCTTTTCATTATTTAAGTGCTGCTAGTATTAGAAATCAAAAAATAGAAACTTTATATTCTATTGGGGCAAACATACAAGAATTACTCGCAATATTTCAAGAATCCACAGAAAATTTTTCGTTAGGTTGGTCGGAAGAATATCAGGACTATACCCTTCTTTTGCAAATGGTTAGTTTCGCTTTGTTACTTGAAGTTGAAAAAGACGAAATGAATAAAATTAAAGATTTTATCAATATAGCAGATGGTAGTGCAATAGAAGAGATATGGAAGCCGGATTCATTGATTTTCTTTTTATTAAACGAAAAGGACAAGAAAAGAGATGGAGATAAACCTTACGAATTATTATATAATATAACCCAACTTCCAAAAGAAAAAGCAGAGGAGGCTATAAAAGAATATTTGGATAAATGGTACGAAATGCACAAAAATGAACCGTGGTATAATACCCATTTAAGAGACAAAGGCTATAGCGGATATTGGGCTTGGGAAGTTGGGGCGGTAGTAAAAAAAATGAGGTTGGATGATAGTAGTTTCAAAGACCATCCTTTCTATCCTTATGATATGGTACATTGGTGA
- a CDS encoding GNAT family N-acetyltransferase — protein sequence MTLEIKYRPALKSDLKFLLDLRMQTMNPHLIASDLPVSDEAHLQRIEYQFGHATIIEINKCAIGLLKVHRQANNIELIQIQVAPSYQGNGIGTRILNDLIKEAIESKKSITLSVLKTNQAKNLYLSVGFKIVGETDDSYLMLFEKASI from the coding sequence ATGACATTGGAAATAAAATACAGACCTGCATTAAAAAGTGATCTCAAGTTTTTGTTGGACCTCAGAATGCAGACGATGAATCCGCATTTAATAGCTAGCGATTTACCAGTATCTGATGAGGCGCATTTACAAAGGATTGAATATCAATTTGGACACGCCACAATAATTGAGATAAATAAATGTGCCATAGGTTTATTAAAGGTTCACAGACAAGCAAATAACATAGAACTGATACAAATTCAGGTGGCACCCTCCTACCAAGGCAACGGAATCGGTACGAGAATATTGAATGATTTGATAAAGGAAGCTATTGAATCAAAGAAATCGATCACATTGAGTGTCTTAAAAACCAATCAGGCAAAGAATCTATATTTAAGCGTGGGTTTCAAGATTGTTGGCGAGACTGATGACTCCTACCTGATGTTGTTTGAAAAAGCGAGTATCTGA
- a CDS encoding ATP-grasp domain-containing protein — protein MKEAIAIIYQTETPPKRNGIIKPMKPGGYSDSGADIAYSLQQQNIRVITPVENPKIENDLDWVFPDTIAGIQSAIGKGANIIWLNTVLYKGHPIEDFIKNGISVVGQIPENVDLYDDKWITNDLLKASGLPIPKSVIITHENVDSYQLGFPFPVVTKPIRGRGSQGVSVVNHKEELTALLKQMFGSKSYGEALYVEEFLSGQEITITVMPRGKYIFNGITEAKNDYWALPPIKRFNHHNGIAPYNGTVAVINNSKVLTDEELRQTAIIQLCRQCEQAAKLVNAKAPIRIDCRANADGKYFLFDLNMKPNMTGASRPHRQDQDSLTALAARKIGWSFDDLILNMLHQHWKE, from the coding sequence ATGAAAGAAGCAATAGCTATAATTTATCAGACAGAAACACCACCCAAACGAAACGGAATTATTAAACCGATGAAACCAGGCGGATATTCCGACAGCGGAGCAGATATTGCCTATTCACTCCAACAACAAAACATCCGTGTCATAACGCCCGTTGAAAACCCAAAAATTGAAAACGACTTGGATTGGGTATTTCCCGACACAATTGCAGGAATACAATCTGCCATTGGTAAAGGAGCAAACATTATCTGGCTCAATACAGTTTTGTACAAAGGACACCCCATTGAAGATTTCATCAAAAATGGCATTTCGGTCGTAGGGCAAATTCCCGAGAATGTTGATTTGTATGATGATAAATGGATAACAAACGACTTGTTAAAAGCAAGCGGCTTGCCCATACCAAAATCTGTAATAATAACACACGAAAACGTAGACAGTTATCAACTGGGCTTCCCTTTTCCAGTGGTGACAAAGCCTATTCGTGGCAGGGGCAGTCAGGGAGTTTCTGTCGTAAACCACAAGGAGGAACTAACAGCCCTACTCAAACAAATGTTTGGTTCCAAAAGCTATGGCGAAGCGTTGTACGTAGAAGAGTTTTTATCAGGACAGGAAATTACCATTACCGTAATGCCAAGGGGAAAATATATCTTCAATGGGATTACAGAAGCAAAAAACGATTATTGGGCTTTACCACCTATAAAGCGTTTCAACCATCACAACGGTATTGCCCCCTATAACGGAACGGTAGCTGTTATCAACAACAGCAAGGTTCTTACCGATGAAGAATTACGTCAAACAGCCATCATACAACTTTGCCGACAATGTGAGCAGGCAGCTAAATTAGTTAATGCCAAAGCACCCATTCGTATTGATTGTAGAGCCAATGCAGACGGTAAATATTTTCTGTTTGACCTTAATATGAAACCCAATATGACAGGTGCTTCCCGTCCGCACCGCCAAGACCAGGACAGTCTGACCGCATTGGCAGCCCGAAAAATTGGGTGGAGCTTTGACGATTTGATACTAAATATGCTTCATCAGCATTGGAAAGAATAA
- a CDS encoding PaaI family thioesterase: MIYERVKQSFDKQGLMKTLNAQLGEVEKGRVKITCEFSEALTQQHGFFHAGVATSIVDSACGYAALTMMPENTEVLSVEFKINFMKPAKTDKLIAIGKVLQAGRTLTVCEGYVYDSNEEKLIAKMTATMIAIQQ, encoded by the coding sequence ATGATATACGAAAGAGTAAAACAGAGTTTTGATAAGCAAGGTTTGATGAAAACCTTAAATGCTCAACTGGGAGAAGTCGAAAAAGGGCGGGTAAAAATCACTTGCGAATTTTCTGAAGCACTGACACAACAACACGGCTTTTTTCACGCAGGAGTAGCCACGAGTATTGTAGATAGTGCCTGCGGTTATGCAGCACTGACGATGATGCCCGAAAATACCGAAGTATTGAGCGTTGAGTTCAAAATCAATTTTATGAAACCCGCCAAAACAGACAAGCTCATTGCCATTGGTAAGGTGTTACAGGCAGGCAGGACACTGACCGTTTGTGAGGGTTATGTTTACGACAGCAACGAAGAAAAACTAATCGCAAAAATGACGGCAACGATGATTGCCATACAACAGTAA
- a CDS encoding helix-turn-helix domain-containing GNAT family N-acetyltransferase, whose product MEIFNKTGKMALGSRLRLLTAKVTEDAARIYELYDVDFSPKWFPVFFVLYDEGAKTITEIAEQIGHSQPSVTKIVKEMAKAGLVKDNLKSNDKRRNVVGLTEKGATVAEKMIKVQCADIDIAIDGIITEATHNLWEAIEEWEFLLEQKSIFKRVKEQKKMRESKNIKVIEYAPKYRSAFRSLNEEWISSYFEMEEADYKALNNPEEYILDKGGKIFVALYNDEPLGVCALIKIDDPEYDFEIAKMAVSPKAQGKNMGWLLGQTVINSAKENGASKLYLESNTILKAAINLYYKLGFQKIVGHPTPYKRCNIQMELNLDNN is encoded by the coding sequence ATGGAAATCTTCAACAAAACAGGAAAAATGGCATTGGGTAGCCGGCTACGTTTACTTACGGCAAAAGTAACCGAAGATGCAGCCAGAATTTACGAGCTTTACGATGTGGATTTTTCGCCAAAATGGTTTCCCGTGTTTTTCGTTCTTTATGATGAGGGAGCAAAAACCATCACCGAAATAGCCGAACAAATCGGACATTCCCAACCGTCCGTCACAAAAATTGTAAAAGAGATGGCAAAAGCTGGATTGGTTAAGGATAATCTCAAATCCAATGACAAACGTAGAAATGTAGTTGGGCTTACGGAAAAAGGAGCCACAGTCGCCGAAAAAATGATAAAGGTACAATGTGCTGATATTGACATCGCTATCGACGGTATCATTACGGAAGCCACGCACAACCTTTGGGAAGCGATTGAAGAATGGGAGTTTTTGTTGGAACAAAAATCAATTTTCAAACGGGTAAAGGAACAAAAAAAAATGCGAGAAAGTAAGAATATAAAGGTTATTGAATATGCCCCAAAATATCGATCCGCTTTCAGATCGCTCAACGAAGAATGGATTTCCAGCTACTTTGAGATGGAAGAAGCGGACTATAAAGCACTGAACAATCCCGAAGAATATATTTTGGACAAAGGTGGAAAAATATTTGTGGCTTTATACAATGACGAACCGCTTGGAGTTTGTGCCTTAATCAAAATAGACGATCCCGAATATGATTTTGAAATAGCAAAAATGGCTGTATCACCCAAAGCACAGGGCAAAAATATGGGGTGGTTATTGGGACAGACGGTTATTAATTCCGCTAAGGAAAACGGAGCTTCGAAATTATACCTTGAAAGTAACACCATACTAAAAGCCGCTATCAATCTGTATTACAAACTGGGTTTCCAGAAAATAGTAGGACACCCCACACCTTACAAACGCTGCAACATTCAAATGGAACTAAACTTAGACAACAACTAA
- the panB gene encoding 3-methyl-2-oxobutanoate hydroxymethyltransferase, which translates to MSVHTEDKKKVTTLQLKKMKQSGEKISILTAYDYTTARIIDGAGIDVVLVGDSASNTMVGNPTTLAITLDQMIYYAKSVVNGTKRALVIVDMPFGTVSGNPLKSLETAIRMMQETGADAIKVEGGAEIKEDVKKIIDAGIPVMVHLGLMPQSINKYGTYAIRGKDEKEAKKLIEDCLLMEELGAFGILLEKIPAKLATEISERLTIPTIGIGAGSGTDGQVLVIQDAMGMNKDFSPKFLRRYADLQTIMTEATHHYIADVKARNFPNEDESY; encoded by the coding sequence ATGTCAGTCCATACAGAAGATAAAAAGAAAGTTACTACGCTTCAGTTAAAAAAGATGAAGCAAAGCGGAGAAAAGATAAGCATATTGACTGCCTATGATTATACAACGGCAAGAATAATTGATGGTGCAGGTATAGACGTGGTACTTGTGGGCGATAGTGCTTCAAACACAATGGTGGGCAATCCAACAACGCTGGCCATCACACTTGACCAGATGATATATTACGCAAAATCGGTGGTAAACGGAACAAAAAGAGCATTGGTTATTGTCGATATGCCTTTCGGAACGGTATCGGGCAATCCCCTAAAATCCCTTGAAACTGCTATCCGTATGATGCAGGAAACAGGAGCAGACGCCATTAAGGTAGAGGGTGGAGCAGAAATAAAAGAAGATGTAAAAAAGATAATTGACGCTGGTATTCCTGTAATGGTACATTTAGGCTTAATGCCTCAGTCCATTAACAAATACGGAACCTATGCCATTCGTGGAAAGGATGAGAAAGAAGCGAAAAAACTTATTGAAGACTGTCTTTTAATGGAAGAACTGGGAGCATTTGGCATATTACTTGAAAAAATACCTGCAAAACTGGCGACCGAAATTTCAGAAAGATTAACTATTCCTACAATCGGTATTGGTGCAGGTTCGGGAACAGACGGACAGGTATTGGTCATTCAGGATGCCATGGGTATGAATAAGGATTTTTCACCCAAATTTCTAAGACGTTATGCAGACCTACAAACGATAATGACAGAAGCGACACATCATTACATCGCAGATGTAAAAGCAAGGAATTTCCCGAACGAAGATGAAAGTTATTAA
- a CDS encoding zeta toxin family protein yields the protein MPELFVITGSNGAGKSTIGPIYFPPHLQNVFDGDKLYLQKRSELWRSGIRVQRELNSQASDFVDSTFESLVNNAISNSIDFAYEGHFSQDNSWEPLQRFKDAGYYLHMVFFGLDNVDISSDRVLIRAKEGGHNVDPLTLRDNYFGNLHQVDRRFLIFDSLKIIDTSEMEHRDLIFILNGNIREFLPLSEQPCWLLENMPNISNLLGKSISER from the coding sequence ATGCCTGAGTTATTCGTCATCACTGGATCTAACGGTGCAGGAAAGTCTACAATTGGCCCAATATATTTTCCTCCGCATTTACAAAATGTTTTCGATGGTGACAAACTCTACCTCCAAAAAAGGTCGGAATTATGGAGGTCTGGTATCCGAGTTCAAAGAGAATTGAATTCACAAGCGTCAGATTTTGTCGATTCTACTTTCGAATCGTTAGTAAATAATGCTATTTCCAATAGTATTGACTTCGCTTATGAAGGTCATTTTTCTCAGGATAACAGTTGGGAGCCTTTGCAGAGATTTAAGGATGCTGGATATTATTTACATATGGTTTTCTTCGGTCTGGATAATGTTGATATCTCATCCGACCGTGTACTTATAAGGGCAAAAGAAGGTGGTCACAATGTTGATCCCCTGACTTTGAGAGATAACTATTTTGGGAACTTACACCAAGTAGACAGACGCTTCCTTATCTTTGATAGCTTAAAGATAATTGATACATCGGAAATGGAACACAGAGATCTTATATTTATCCTAAATGGAAACATAAGGGAGTTTCTCCCCCTATCGGAACAACCATGCTGGCTTTTAGAAAATATGCCTAATATTTCTAATCTATTGGGTAAGTCTATTAGTGAACGATAA
- a CDS encoding HD domain-containing protein — MMSDQIKLQQLAAIMDVLQLAEKLKFELRHSWLSNGRQESVAEHTWRMSLMAILIEPLLDQKVDLARLLKMIIIHDLVEAEAGDVSVLDQIRNPEIRKIKQQNGEQAILKIRQMLATSNGQEIYDLFYEFEEKKTFEAKVANAIDKLEVQLQHNHADISTWEEVEYDLSFVMGKHVQFDKTFVLLKDLIGQQASQKLEEAGLNVSEIRERAISTFR, encoded by the coding sequence ATGATGAGTGATCAAATTAAGCTACAACAATTGGCTGCGATAATGGATGTGCTGCAGCTGGCTGAGAAACTAAAGTTCGAACTACGGCATAGCTGGTTGTCCAATGGGCGACAGGAGAGTGTTGCCGAGCATACCTGGCGTATGTCGCTGATGGCTATATTGATTGAGCCGCTTTTGGATCAGAAGGTAGATTTAGCCCGTCTGTTAAAAATGATCATTATTCATGATCTTGTTGAAGCCGAAGCGGGAGACGTGTCCGTATTAGATCAGATCCGCAATCCGGAGATCAGAAAGATCAAACAGCAAAATGGAGAACAGGCCATCCTCAAGATCAGGCAAATGCTGGCCACAAGTAACGGACAAGAGATCTATGATCTTTTCTATGAATTTGAAGAGAAGAAAACCTTTGAAGCCAAGGTCGCCAATGCCATTGACAAGTTAGAGGTACAGCTACAGCACAATCATGCCGATATTTCTACCTGGGAAGAAGTTGAGTATGATCTTTCTTTTGTAATGGGCAAACATGTCCAATTTGACAAGACCTTTGTCCTGTTAAAGGATTTAATCGGGCAGCAGGCCTCGCAGAAATTGGAAGAGGCCGGGTTGAATGTTTCGGAGATTCGTGAGCGCGCAATCTCGACTTTTAGATAG
- a CDS encoding NAD(P)/FAD-dependent oxidoreductase, giving the protein MDKKVLVIGAGVAGPILALQLKKIGFDVEIFEARSEDNAKEGVFLGLTPNGLNVLKEFIDLKLLKKDYTPGSMKFFNSKGKQIAKLDTAYQKQQYGVETIQIKRANLNKYVRLAAKAAGIKIWYDKKIVRYHEANEQVTAYFADGTMVTGYIMLACDGMFSEVRNQLFSNASVIRYTKVISTGGYANLPELSEPLDCIRMNFGERGFFTYSVSDKGEVWWFNNYFREQEPKPKEVEKTLNTEIQDYLANIHQHDDPLFSKIIKNSHQIIAYPIYDVPKLLHWYKGRVCLIGDAAHGISPHIGQGASLALEDTIVIAELLKLNKDYAQAFQLFQAERQSRVERVIRSARKVGNTKTKNYPITAWFRDRLIGFFIKKQIKQLDWIYGWTFSRKNRSF; this is encoded by the coding sequence ATGGATAAAAAAGTACTCGTTATCGGTGCTGGCGTAGCTGGGCCCATACTAGCTTTACAACTAAAGAAAATAGGTTTTGATGTTGAAATATTTGAAGCGAGATCAGAAGACAATGCCAAAGAGGGAGTCTTTTTGGGCCTTACACCCAATGGTTTGAATGTATTGAAAGAATTTATTGATTTAAAACTGCTCAAGAAAGATTATACCCCGGGATCAATGAAGTTTTTCAATTCTAAAGGAAAGCAAATAGCAAAACTCGATACGGCCTATCAGAAACAACAATACGGTGTAGAAACAATTCAGATCAAAAGAGCAAACCTCAATAAATACGTTCGGTTAGCTGCTAAGGCAGCCGGGATAAAAATATGGTACGACAAAAAAATTGTCAGATATCATGAGGCTAATGAACAGGTAACTGCATATTTTGCTGATGGAACAATGGTTACTGGATATATTATGTTGGCCTGTGACGGAATGTTTTCCGAGGTTAGAAATCAATTATTTTCGAATGCTTCTGTCATTAGGTATACGAAAGTCATTTCTACCGGTGGTTATGCAAATCTTCCCGAACTTTCCGAACCGTTGGATTGCATACGAATGAACTTTGGTGAAAGGGGATTTTTTACTTATTCAGTTTCCGACAAAGGTGAAGTTTGGTGGTTTAATAACTATTTTAGGGAACAGGAACCGAAGCCAAAAGAAGTAGAAAAAACATTAAATACCGAAATTCAGGACTATTTGGCAAACATTCATCAGCATGACGATCCGTTATTTTCCAAAATAATCAAAAATAGCCATCAAATTATTGCATATCCTATTTATGACGTGCCCAAGCTTTTGCATTGGTATAAAGGCAGGGTTTGTCTTATTGGAGATGCGGCACATGGTATCTCTCCACATATTGGGCAGGGAGCATCATTGGCATTGGAAGACACGATTGTAATTGCTGAATTATTAAAATTAAACAAAGACTATGCACAAGCCTTTCAGCTTTTTCAGGCCGAACGTCAGTCCAGAGTAGAGAGAGTAATAAGAAGTGCAAGGAAAGTAGGGAATACCAAAACAAAAAACTATCCAATAACAGCTTGGTTTCGTGATCGTTTAATCGGTTTTTTTATTAAAAAACAAATTAAACAGCTTGACTGGATATATGGTTGGACCTTTTCACGTAAGAATAGGAGCTTTTGA
- a CDS encoding transposase, producing the protein MRNTYQYPKATQWLFYSICAYFIMNGAQLWETAIMVPAWTAAPPSSFIFFQNPYGLDFKMFWIIIHGIHETVFITAFIFNWRIKNRRKLMLPLLVAHIAVRIWTLTYFAPLITEFQQLPYSDTLDINLQEKAAQWRNLNYVRVAIFFALNFLLIFGLKIREENNG; encoded by the coding sequence ATGAGAAACACATACCAATACCCGAAAGCTACTCAATGGCTATTTTATTCAATCTGTGCTTACTTTATTATGAATGGAGCCCAGTTATGGGAAACTGCTATAATGGTTCCTGCATGGACAGCAGCCCCACCTTCTTCATTCATCTTTTTTCAAAATCCTTACGGATTGGATTTTAAAATGTTTTGGATAATAATCCATGGAATTCATGAAACGGTATTTATTACAGCGTTTATTTTTAACTGGAGGATAAAGAATCGTAGAAAATTAATGTTACCGCTTCTTGTTGCGCATATTGCAGTTCGGATATGGACATTAACCTATTTCGCGCCTCTTATCACGGAATTCCAGCAATTACCATATAGTGATACCCTTGATATAAACTTACAGGAAAAAGCAGCTCAATGGCGCAATTTAAATTATGTGCGCGTGGCCATTTTTTTTGCATTAAACTTCCTACTGATATTCGGATTAAAAATAAGAGAGGAAAACAATGGATAA
- a CDS encoding AraC family transcriptional regulator: MKNEKKAFKIAFDENDLGDHGFKENTFKTNIPFGQLTAKQWLFDGIKILYSETDLDKPTELDWKGDSELVTMHFNLQGRTSIIQDGMSNTFELNGNQHNLFYGTKANGKMKFDGLQMKSFMIQFQKKSFLTVSKDGNESLKQFADKIVSGTPVAFSSSSLNIDLPIQTCIHSILSCDYSGGLKRLFLLSKTIELLVLQAESLNNLQSSKSIYIKHDYDKERIVYARDYLVKNIGSPPTLIELARIAGVNEYKLKRGFKEIFNQTAFSYLADLRLDLAKNDLLEGKKQATEIAFELGYCSLQHFSKAFKKKFGMAPSKVRR; the protein is encoded by the coding sequence TTGAAAAATGAAAAAAAGGCTTTTAAAATAGCCTTTGATGAAAATGATCTTGGTGATCATGGTTTTAAAGAAAATACTTTTAAAACGAATATTCCTTTTGGACAACTAACTGCTAAACAATGGCTTTTTGACGGTATTAAGATCTTATATTCCGAAACTGATCTTGATAAACCGACCGAATTGGATTGGAAAGGAGATTCAGAGCTGGTAACCATGCATTTTAATTTGCAAGGAAGAACTTCAATAATACAGGACGGAATGAGCAATACCTTTGAATTAAATGGTAATCAGCACAATTTATTCTATGGTACCAAGGCTAATGGTAAAATGAAATTTGATGGTTTGCAGATGAAATCATTTATGATACAATTTCAAAAAAAATCTTTTTTAACAGTATCAAAAGATGGAAACGAATCCCTAAAGCAGTTTGCTGATAAAATAGTTTCGGGAACTCCGGTTGCTTTTTCAAGTTCTAGTCTAAATATTGACCTGCCAATACAAACCTGTATCCATTCGATTTTGAGTTGTGATTATTCCGGTGGATTAAAGAGACTGTTTCTTCTTTCGAAAACTATTGAGCTACTTGTTTTGCAAGCAGAGTCTTTAAATAATCTGCAATCTTCAAAATCAATATACATAAAACATGATTATGATAAAGAGCGAATTGTATACGCCCGTGACTATCTGGTTAAAAATATCGGATCACCCCCAACCTTAATAGAACTGGCAAGAATAGCTGGGGTGAACGAATACAAACTAAAACGCGGGTTTAAGGAAATATTTAATCAAACTGCTTTCTCCTATTTAGCTGACCTACGTTTGGATCTGGCAAAAAATGACCTATTGGAGGGCAAAAAGCAAGCCACTGAAATAGCGTTTGAATTGGGATACTGTTCCTTACAGCACTTCAGTAAGGCTTTCAAGAAAAAGTTTGGCATGGCGCCAAGTAAAGTCAGACGTTAA